The Nostoc sp. 'Lobaria pulmonaria (5183) cyanobiont' genome window below encodes:
- the mreC gene encoding rod shape-determining protein MreC, translating into MVTIRRWWDRKELQIGLLALVLGSAWILRQTQGELVLETYQAITRPLEILQSGPTPEERLRDARIMELQTRIVDLESQKTKLQDLLGYVEKEPLASRPIPARVVGRSADQWWQQVTLNRGANAGIQEGFIVKAEGGLVGLVESVTPNTSRVLLISDLKSQVGVSISRTAAKGVLRGDSSAEAVLEFYEKVPNVKVGDLVSTSTYSQKFPSGLAVGRIKSLDLKKLPASVAKIELFPPIRSLDWVAVYPKPENQSANQAPQKSK; encoded by the coding sequence ATGGTGACAATACGGCGTTGGTGGGATCGTAAAGAGTTGCAAATTGGCTTGTTAGCTTTAGTACTTGGTAGTGCTTGGATATTGCGACAGACTCAAGGTGAACTAGTGCTTGAGACATACCAGGCAATTACCCGTCCATTAGAGATATTGCAGTCAGGACCAACTCCAGAAGAACGTCTTAGAGATGCCCGGATAATGGAATTGCAAACCCGTATAGTAGATTTGGAAAGTCAAAAGACAAAGTTACAAGATTTATTAGGCTATGTGGAAAAAGAGCCGCTGGCATCACGACCAATTCCAGCACGGGTGGTAGGACGTAGTGCTGACCAGTGGTGGCAACAAGTTACGCTGAATCGCGGTGCGAATGCGGGGATTCAGGAAGGCTTCATAGTCAAGGCAGAAGGCGGATTAGTGGGTTTGGTGGAAAGTGTAACTCCCAATACTAGCCGCGTGTTGTTAATCAGTGACCTCAAGAGTCAAGTGGGTGTATCGATTAGCCGCACAGCAGCTAAAGGCGTTTTACGAGGAGATTCTTCTGCTGAAGCTGTATTGGAGTTTTATGAAAAAGTTCCAAATGTTAAAGTAGGAGATTTAGTTTCCACATCTACTTACAGTCAGAAATTTCCCTCCGGTTTGGCAGTAGGACGAATTAAGTCGCTGGATTTAAAGAAACTTCCGGCATCAGTGGCGAAAATTGAGCTTTTTCCACCAATCCGCTCTCTCGATTGGGTAGCTGTTTATCCCAAACCAGAAAACCAATCGGCAAATCAAGCGCCGCAAAAGTCTAAGTAA
- a CDS encoding rod shape-determining protein: MGIDLGTANTLVYVSGKGIVLQEPSVVAIDVNEKVALAVGEEAKKMLGRTPGNVIALRPLRDGVIADFEIAELMLKSFIQRVNEGKSLILPRIVIGIPSGVTGVERRAVMDAAHQAGARKVYLIDEPVAAAIGAGLPVAEATGNMIIDIGGGTTEVAVLSLQGTVISESVRIAGDELTDAIVQYIKKVHNLVIGERTAEEIKIRMGSAYPTNDDNDAMMEVRGLHLLSGLPRTVTIKGPEIRESMLEPLSVIIEAVKRTLERTPPELAADIIDRGIMLAGGGALLKGIDTLISHETGIITHIAADPLSCVVLGTGRVLENFKQLERVVTESSRNM, encoded by the coding sequence ATGGGTATCGACCTCGGTACCGCAAACACCCTGGTGTATGTATCTGGTAAAGGTATTGTACTACAAGAACCTTCTGTAGTTGCGATCGATGTCAACGAAAAGGTTGCACTAGCAGTAGGAGAAGAAGCCAAAAAAATGCTCGGTCGCACACCGGGAAATGTGATTGCCCTCCGCCCTTTGCGGGATGGTGTAATCGCTGACTTTGAGATAGCTGAGCTGATGCTCAAAAGCTTTATTCAGCGTGTAAATGAAGGTAAATCTTTGATTTTACCCCGGATTGTCATTGGTATTCCCAGTGGGGTCACAGGAGTAGAAAGGCGAGCTGTTATGGATGCAGCTCACCAAGCAGGAGCAAGAAAAGTTTATTTAATTGATGAGCCTGTAGCTGCGGCTATTGGTGCAGGATTACCTGTTGCCGAAGCAACTGGCAACATGATCATCGATATTGGTGGTGGGACAACAGAAGTTGCAGTGCTGAGTCTTCAAGGTACGGTAATCAGCGAATCAGTACGCATTGCGGGAGATGAACTGACTGATGCGATCGTTCAGTATATTAAGAAAGTTCATAATTTAGTCATTGGTGAACGTACTGCCGAGGAAATCAAGATTCGGATGGGTTCTGCCTATCCGACTAATGATGATAATGACGCCATGATGGAAGTCCGAGGCTTACACCTGCTTTCTGGTCTACCGCGAACTGTAACAATCAAAGGCCCGGAAATCCGTGAAAGTATGTTGGAACCGCTATCAGTAATTATAGAAGCTGTGAAGCGGACACTGGAACGCACACCGCCAGAACTGGCAGCAGACATTATTGACAGAGGTATTATGTTAGCTGGAGGCGGTGCTTTGCTCAAAGGCATAGATACCCTCATTAGCCATGAAACAGGGATTATTACCCACATTGCTGCCGATCCTTTGAGCTGTGTTGTGCTGGGAACAGGTCGTGTGTTAGAAAACTTTAAACAGTTGGAACGAGTTGTTACCGAAAGCTCTCGCAATATGTAG
- a CDS encoding single-stranded DNA-binding protein, whose translation MSINVVTLIGRVGGDPEIKYFESGSVKCRLTLAVNRRTKEGEHTDWFNLELWGKTAEVAGNYVRKGKQIAVKGSLKFDTWSDRQTGANRSSPVIQVDQLDLLGSKRDAEGGTGDMSSEHF comes from the coding sequence ATGAGTATCAATGTTGTCACCCTCATTGGTCGTGTAGGCGGCGACCCAGAGATTAAGTATTTTGAGTCTGGTAGTGTGAAGTGTAGATTAACACTAGCTGTTAATCGTCGCACAAAAGAAGGTGAACATACCGACTGGTTTAATTTGGAACTATGGGGAAAAACGGCGGAGGTGGCAGGTAATTATGTACGGAAAGGCAAGCAAATTGCTGTCAAAGGTTCTTTGAAGTTTGACACATGGAGCGATCGCCAAACAGGAGCAAACCGATCATCCCCAGTTATCCAAGTAGATCAGCTGGATTTATTAGGCTCTAAGCGAGATGCAGAAGGCGGTACAGGAGATATGTCTTCAGAACATTTTTAA
- a CDS encoding SIMPL domain-containing protein, with the protein MTRAALPGSQFPSGNLWKILPLAMLLCATFVLPAFAQEKDKLWRTLSVSGRGVETIPTTLAQVSLGVEIQGKTAQEVQQEAAQRSSAVVAFLKSKNVEKLQTTGIRLNPVYSYTNNVQRITGYAANNTVSFRIPVEQAGTLLDDAVKAGATQINGISFVANDQAIAAAQKQALKEATQDARQQADAVFSALGFKSKEIVSIQVNNASAPPPPPMFLRAEAAKSADASTPIVGGEQEVEASVTLQISY; encoded by the coding sequence ATGACTAGAGCCGCTTTACCCGGTTCTCAGTTTCCATCGGGAAACTTGTGGAAAATACTGCCTTTAGCAATGCTTTTATGTGCAACTTTTGTACTACCTGCATTTGCACAAGAAAAAGATAAATTGTGGCGAACCCTTAGTGTCAGTGGTCGCGGAGTCGAAACAATTCCGACAACTCTGGCACAAGTCAGTTTAGGAGTGGAGATTCAGGGGAAAACAGCCCAAGAGGTACAACAAGAAGCCGCTCAGAGGTCATCTGCGGTGGTTGCATTTCTCAAGAGCAAAAATGTTGAAAAATTACAAACCACTGGTATCCGTCTCAACCCGGTTTACAGCTATACCAATAATGTGCAGCGGATTACAGGCTATGCTGCCAATAACACTGTAAGTTTTAGAATTCCTGTTGAGCAAGCTGGGACATTATTGGATGATGCAGTCAAAGCCGGTGCGACACAAATTAACGGCATTAGTTTTGTTGCCAACGATCAAGCGATCGCAGCTGCTCAAAAGCAAGCATTAAAAGAAGCTACTCAAGACGCGCGGCAGCAAGCTGATGCCGTTTTTAGTGCCTTGGGTTTTAAATCCAAAGAAATAGTCAGCATTCAAGTTAATAATGCTAGTGCGCCTCCACCACCACCAATGTTTTTACGGGCTGAGGCTGCGAAATCAGCTGATGCTTCTACCCCGATTGTTGGTGGTGAACAAGAAGTAGAAGCATCGGTGACGCTACAAATTAGTTATTAG
- a CDS encoding cation:proton antiporter produces the protein MHLLEPINFSFPLLAGATQAADSSMVVEAVLLSLVVIYLASKVGGELSNQVGLPPVLGELVGGVVVGISVFHLLVFPEGGTDSSNSLIVSFLQTTAGLTPEATPAVFAAQSEVISVLAELGVIILLFEIGLESNLKDLMAVGIQATVVAVVGVAVPFAAGTVGLMTLFGISAVPAIFAGAALTATSIGMTSKVLSELGRLNSKEGQIILGAAVIDDVLGIIVLAVVASLAKDGVVDVSKVIYLIISATGFILGAILLGNVFNKSFVAIADQLKTRGGLVIPAFIFAFAMAYFAAVIQLEAILGAFAAGLVLEETDKRKELQKQVSPIADILVPIFFVTVGAKTDLGVLNPAIPDNREGLIMATFLITVAILGKVITGLSVFGQPGINRLAIGVGMIPRGEVGLVFAGVGAASGALSKPLGAAIIMMVILTTFLAPPLLRFVFPDPKTVDESSEQLILDGSSGTSLVIEPPQSRVPASNDSGNLGVTPDSGDR, from the coding sequence ATGCATTTGTTAGAACCAATCAACTTCTCTTTTCCGCTGCTGGCTGGCGCAACACAAGCCGCAGACAGTTCAATGGTAGTCGAAGCAGTGCTACTAAGCTTAGTAGTCATTTATCTCGCCAGCAAAGTTGGTGGAGAGTTATCAAACCAAGTGGGTTTGCCGCCTGTCTTAGGCGAACTCGTTGGCGGTGTGGTAGTTGGCATCTCTGTTTTCCATCTTTTAGTTTTTCCAGAAGGCGGCACAGACAGTTCTAATTCTTTGATTGTGTCCTTTCTTCAAACCACTGCTGGTTTAACGCCTGAAGCCACTCCAGCGGTGTTTGCAGCCCAGTCCGAGGTCATTTCCGTTTTGGCAGAATTGGGTGTGATTATTCTGCTGTTTGAAATCGGCTTGGAGTCGAATTTAAAAGATTTAATGGCAGTTGGTATCCAAGCCACTGTCGTCGCAGTCGTGGGGGTAGCAGTACCCTTTGCCGCGGGGACTGTGGGACTGATGACTTTGTTTGGTATTAGCGCTGTACCCGCAATTTTTGCCGGGGCGGCTTTGACTGCTACTAGTATTGGTATGACTTCCAAGGTGCTGTCAGAATTGGGGCGGCTCAATTCTAAAGAAGGGCAAATTATTTTGGGTGCTGCGGTAATTGATGACGTACTGGGAATCATCGTTTTAGCGGTAGTAGCTAGCCTAGCTAAAGACGGCGTGGTGGATGTCAGCAAAGTCATTTATTTGATTATTAGCGCCACTGGTTTTATTTTGGGAGCAATCCTACTAGGGAATGTTTTCAATAAGTCCTTTGTAGCGATCGCTGATCAACTCAAAACACGTGGTGGACTGGTAATCCCAGCATTTATTTTTGCCTTTGCTATGGCATACTTTGCCGCCGTCATCCAGTTAGAAGCAATTCTGGGAGCTTTTGCAGCAGGTTTAGTCCTAGAAGAGACAGATAAGCGTAAAGAACTGCAAAAGCAAGTATCTCCCATTGCCGATATATTAGTGCCAATTTTCTTTGTGACTGTTGGGGCAAAAACTGATTTGGGAGTATTAAACCCAGCAATTCCCGACAATCGTGAAGGTCTAATTATGGCAACTTTCCTGATTACAGTAGCCATTCTCGGTAAAGTAATCACAGGCTTAAGCGTGTTTGGTCAACCGGGAATCAACCGTTTAGCGATCGGTGTGGGGATGATTCCCAGAGGCGAGGTTGGGTTAGTGTTTGCTGGTGTCGGCGCTGCCAGTGGCGCTCTCTCGAAACCATTAGGGGCAGCAATTATCATGATGGTTATCTTGACAACCTTTTTAGCTCCTCCCTTGTTACGATTTGTATTTCCAGATCCAAAAACCGTGGACGAAAGCTCAGAGCAACTAATTTTAGACGGTTCCTCTGGGACTTCGTTGGTAATTGAACCACCTCAGTCAAGGGTGCCAGCATCAAATGACAGCGGTAATTTGGGAGTAACCCCAGATTCTGGCGATCGTTAA
- a CDS encoding N-acetylmuramoyl-L-alanine amidase, whose translation MKLHWLLPSTIGTIFMLSSPAMAARLESWRFDANQNRLEINTVGAVQPQAQLIFNPTRLVIDLPGTTFGRPQLTQQVGGGIRSIRVGQFDADTTRIVVELTPGYTLDPKRVQFVGTSGDRWTVQLPKPAVEKVASSPRSAYSVVTPDSEPQPNISRVATTTRGATQIENLQVTGDGLFIRTSGGNPPIQVIRSRDRATIFVDISGASLSPRLTQQRNIPVNKHGISRVEFTSLQTQPPGVRLTLQVDKNSPDWRATNSNDGGLIVLPSRVVRLPRSNNLDNQSNAVSFPSRTSVNNSPATIESVQLADNGKQLLIRGNQPLSATGIWDRSSGIFRVTITNAKLATRVTGPTFAPNSPILRVRLQPQASNTVVALIQPAGGVQLGQPQQIGDQLLVPIQGSRRVVTLPGRPPYALPGLPPPNRGPFPDLNNPNPQPIIQPQRRVTNGRVVVIIDPGHGGKDSGALGIGGAREKDVILPIGKRLGEILQQHGVQVILTRDSDYFVTLPGRVQLAERANADVFVSIHANSAGASRPDVNGLEVYYYDSGLDLARIVRSSILQSISTLKDRGVRRARFYVLRKSSMPSILVETGYMTGRQDMARLRTSAYQNQMAEAIARGVLQYLKRR comes from the coding sequence GTGAAATTACACTGGTTACTACCCAGCACTATTGGAACTATCTTCATGCTATCGTCGCCAGCAATGGCCGCGAGACTTGAATCTTGGCGCTTTGATGCCAATCAAAACAGGCTGGAAATTAATACTGTGGGAGCAGTTCAACCCCAAGCACAATTAATTTTTAATCCAACTCGGCTGGTAATTGATTTGCCGGGAACTACATTTGGTCGTCCGCAGTTAACCCAACAGGTGGGTGGTGGAATTCGCTCAATCCGTGTTGGACAGTTTGATGCAGATACAACACGCATAGTTGTTGAACTGACTCCTGGTTACACTTTAGACCCCAAACGAGTGCAATTTGTTGGTACATCTGGCGATCGCTGGACGGTGCAATTACCGAAGCCAGCAGTCGAAAAAGTAGCTTCATCTCCTAGAAGCGCGTACAGTGTAGTTACCCCAGACTCCGAACCTCAACCTAATATTTCAAGGGTTGCCACTACTACACGAGGGGCAACTCAAATTGAAAACTTACAAGTAACAGGCGATGGGTTGTTCATTCGTACCAGTGGTGGTAATCCTCCAATTCAGGTAATTCGCAGCCGCGATCGCGCTACCATCTTCGTAGATATCTCTGGTGCATCTTTATCACCACGTCTGACGCAGCAGAGGAATATACCCGTTAACAAACATGGTATTAGCCGCGTCGAATTCACCTCATTGCAAACCCAACCTCCTGGTGTCCGCCTAACTTTGCAAGTAGATAAAAATAGTCCCGATTGGCGAGCAACTAATAGTAACGATGGTGGTTTGATAGTTTTACCTAGTCGCGTTGTCAGATTGCCCAGAAGTAATAATTTAGACAATCAGTCAAATGCCGTTTCCTTTCCCAGTAGAACATCTGTCAATAACTCGCCAGCAACAATTGAGTCTGTGCAACTTGCCGATAATGGCAAACAACTGCTAATTCGAGGCAACCAACCTTTATCTGCTACGGGAATCTGGGATAGATCCTCAGGTATCTTCCGCGTCACAATTACCAATGCCAAGTTAGCTACCAGAGTTACAGGGCCTACTTTTGCTCCCAATAGCCCGATTCTTCGGGTACGTCTGCAACCTCAAGCATCTAATACAGTGGTTGCTTTAATTCAACCAGCAGGCGGAGTGCAACTTGGGCAACCCCAGCAAATCGGCGACCAGCTTTTGGTACCAATACAAGGTTCTCGGCGAGTTGTCACCCTCCCCGGAAGACCTCCTTATGCTTTACCTGGGCTACCACCACCAAACCGTGGGCCATTCCCAGACTTAAACAATCCAAATCCTCAACCCATAATACAACCACAGCGCCGAGTTACCAATGGGCGAGTGGTAGTAATTATTGACCCCGGACATGGTGGTAAAGACTCAGGAGCGCTTGGCATTGGGGGGGCGCGTGAAAAAGATGTTATCTTGCCTATTGGTAAAAGGCTGGGTGAGATTTTGCAGCAACATGGTGTACAAGTGATTCTGACGCGGGATTCTGACTATTTTGTTACCCTTCCGGGACGGGTGCAATTAGCAGAGCGAGCTAATGCTGATGTGTTTGTAAGCATCCACGCAAATTCCGCAGGTGCAAGTCGTCCCGATGTTAATGGCTTGGAAGTATATTATTACGACAGCGGTCTGGATTTAGCTCGCATTGTCCGCAGTAGCATTCTTCAAAGTATTAGTACTCTCAAAGACAGGGGAGTGCGGCGAGCCAGATTTTATGTCCTCAGAAAAAGTTCTATGCCCTCGATTCTCGTAGAAACGGGTTATATGACTGGGCGACAGGATATGGCTAGGCTCAGAACCTCAGCTTACCAAAATCAAATGGCAGAAGCGATCGCTCGTGGCGTTCTTCAGTATCTCAAGAGAAGATAA
- a CDS encoding N-acetylmuramoyl-L-alanine amidase: MKLRWLLSSTIGTIFMLSSPAMAARLESWRFDANQNRLEFNTQGDVQPQAQLIFNPTRLVIDLPGTSFGRPQLTQQVGGAIRSIRVGQFDEQTTRIVVELTPGYSLDPKRVRFVGTTGDRWTVQLPTPEADNAPARNTEGQPEQALATNTSPRTSTPTFPPRNIYNVVTSGSVNPPNNRMVVAKVTQIENLQVTGDGFFVRTNGGNPQIQVNRSNDQKAINIDIAGATLSPSLEQRDLSINRYGVSRIQFTQLQTSPSVVRLTLQVDENSPNWRATTSSAGGFVVLPSRGVAQLPGNNSPRPITPSNTTASIQSVQLANNGTQLLIRADQTLSATGGWDRTSGLFRITINNAKLAPKVTGPTFNPNSPILRVRLQPQESNTVTVLVQPAAGVQIGELNQIGDQLLALELRRSSSSITPPITLPPLPSPDQGQLPNPIDNPRPISQSPPRPSVPKGKLLVVIDPGHGGKDSGAPGLGGLLEKNVILPIGKRVGAILEQNGVQAVLTRDADFFVELQGRVDIAKRVNATLFVSIHANSVDNRPDVNGLEVYYFDSGYNLAEVVRKTILQDIGTIKDRGTRKARFYVLRKSSMPSILVETGYMTGYEDNPRLGTPEYQNRMAEAIARGILKYLQQR; this comes from the coding sequence GTGAAATTACGCTGGTTACTATCCAGTACTATTGGAACCATCTTCATGCTATCGTCGCCGGCAATGGCCGCGAGACTTGAATCTTGGCGTTTTGATGCTAATCAAAACAGGCTGGAATTTAATACTCAAGGGGATGTTCAACCCCAAGCACAATTAATCTTTAACCCGACTCGTCTAGTAATTGATTTACCAGGAACCTCATTTGGTCGCCCGCAGCTAACCCAACAAGTAGGCGGTGCAATTCGTTCGATCCGTGTTGGGCAATTTGACGAACAAACAACGCGCATAGTTGTTGAACTGACTCCTGGTTATAGTTTAGACCCCAAACGAGTGCGATTTGTGGGTACAACTGGCGATCGCTGGACAGTGCAATTACCTACGCCAGAAGCCGACAATGCACCCGCAAGAAACACTGAAGGGCAACCAGAACAAGCTTTAGCCACTAATACTTCACCCAGAACATCTACACCAACATTTCCCCCAAGGAATATTTACAATGTGGTGACAAGCGGCTCTGTAAATCCACCTAACAACAGAATGGTTGTCGCCAAAGTTACTCAAATTGAGAACTTACAAGTTACTGGTGATGGGTTTTTTGTCCGCACCAATGGTGGCAATCCTCAGATTCAGGTAAATCGTAGCAACGATCAAAAGGCAATTAACATCGACATTGCTGGTGCAACTCTATCACCAAGTTTAGAGCAGCGAGATTTATCGATTAATCGCTATGGTGTCAGCCGTATTCAATTCACCCAGCTGCAAACCAGCCCATCTGTTGTTCGCCTAACTTTACAAGTAGATGAAAATAGTCCAAATTGGCGAGCAACCACTAGCAGTGCTGGTGGTTTTGTAGTTCTACCCAGTCGTGGGGTTGCCCAGCTGCCTGGAAATAACAGTCCACGTCCCATAACACCAAGTAACACAACTGCTAGCATTCAGTCTGTGCAACTAGCTAATAATGGCACACAACTGCTGATTCGAGCCGACCAAACTTTATCTGCTACAGGAGGCTGGGATAGAACCTCTGGTCTGTTCCGCATCACTATCAACAATGCTAAGTTAGCTCCCAAAGTCACAGGCCCTACTTTCAATCCTAATAGCCCGATTCTGCGAGTACGCCTGCAACCACAAGAATCCAACACTGTCACCGTCTTAGTTCAACCAGCAGCCGGAGTACAAATTGGGGAACTCAACCAGATTGGCGACCAGCTTTTAGCTTTAGAATTAAGACGCTCTAGTAGCAGCATCACACCGCCCATTACTTTACCTCCCCTGCCATCGCCAGACCAAGGTCAATTACCAAATCCCATAGATAATCCCCGTCCAATCTCTCAGTCACCACCACGCCCCTCGGTTCCTAAAGGGAAATTGCTGGTAGTTATTGACCCAGGACATGGGGGAAAAGACTCAGGTGCCCCCGGTCTTGGGGGACTTTTGGAAAAGAATGTAATTCTACCTATTGGAAAAAGGGTAGGAGCAATTTTAGAGCAAAATGGTGTACAAGCGGTGCTTACGCGGGATGCCGACTTTTTCGTAGAACTTCAAGGACGGGTAGATATTGCCAAGCGGGTTAATGCAACTTTGTTTGTTAGCATTCACGCTAATTCCGTTGATAATCGCCCTGATGTCAATGGGTTAGAAGTATATTATTTCGATAGTGGTTACAATCTGGCTGAAGTAGTTCGTAAAACCATCCTCCAGGACATCGGTACTATCAAAGACCGCGGAACCCGCAAAGCCAGATTCTATGTTCTGAGAAAAAGCTCCATGCCTTCGATTTTAGTAGAAACAGGCTATATGACTGGTTACGAGGATAATCCCAGATTGGGAACACCAGAATATCAAAATCGGATGGCAGAAGCGATCGCTCGTGGCATCCTAAAATACTTACAGCAGAGGTAA
- the murI gene encoding glutamate racemase, which produces MYSSSIFEGNLDDFSDREPQRAPIGIFDSGVGGLTVLRQIYRQLPNESIVYFGDTARLPYGIRSQAEILRFTREIITWLQQQQVKMVIMACNTSSALALETVRQEFSLPILGVILPGAKAAVQQGKRIGVIATPATAKSNAYKHAILEIAPDVQVWQVGCPEFVPLIEQNRIHDPYTAEVARAYLEPLLEQEIDILVHGCTHYPHLTPVLRSLLPSQVQLVDPAVHVVAACAQELDLLGLRNTHLSLPTRFAVSGCPQQFSQSGVQWLGYTPMVEEVSFTDIAISQLQ; this is translated from the coding sequence GTGTATTCATCTTCCATTTTTGAAGGGAATCTTGACGATTTTTCCGATCGAGAACCCCAACGTGCCCCAATTGGCATCTTTGATAGTGGTGTGGGTGGGCTAACAGTACTACGACAAATATATCGACAACTCCCCAATGAATCAATTGTTTACTTTGGGGATACAGCTAGACTTCCTTACGGAATTCGTTCACAAGCAGAAATTTTACGATTTACACGTGAAATTATTACCTGGCTACAGCAGCAGCAAGTAAAAATGGTAATTATGGCTTGCAACACCAGTTCTGCCTTAGCCCTAGAAACCGTGCGTCAAGAATTCAGCCTACCTATTTTGGGAGTAATCCTACCGGGTGCAAAAGCTGCGGTGCAGCAAGGAAAGCGGATTGGTGTAATTGCCACTCCAGCTACAGCGAAAAGTAATGCTTATAAACACGCTATTCTCGAAATTGCTCCCGATGTCCAAGTCTGGCAAGTTGGATGCCCGGAGTTTGTGCCACTGATTGAGCAAAACCGCATTCACGATCCTTACACTGCGGAAGTCGCACGAGCCTACCTAGAGCCTTTATTAGAGCAAGAAATTGACATTTTAGTTCACGGCTGTACTCATTATCCCCACCTTACACCAGTATTGCGATCGCTCCTCCCCTCTCAAGTTCAGTTGGTCGATCCAGCTGTTCATGTTGTGGCAGCTTGTGCCCAAGAACTAGACTTACTAGGCTTAAGAAATACTCACCTATCACTACCAACTCGCTTCGCTGTTAGCGGTTGTCCGCAACAGTTTTCCCAGTCAGGAGTGCAGTGGCTAGGCTATACCCCAATGGTTGAAGAGGTTTCCTTCACTGATATCGCTATTTCCCAACTCCAATAA
- the sds gene encoding solanesyl diphosphate synthase gives MTPATSLFTPVEADLRLLADNLKQLVGNRHPILFAAAEHLFGAGGKRIRPAIVLLISRATMLEQDITPRHRRLAEITEMIHTASLVHDDVVDESDVRRGVPTVHSLFGNRIAILAGDFLFAQSSWYLANLDNLEVVKLLSEVIMDLATGEIQQGLNRFDAATSIETYIQKSYYKTASLIANSSKAAGLLSEVSRETVEHLYSYGRHFGIAFQIVDDILDFTSTTDTLGKPVGSDLKSGNLTAPVLFALAQKPSLEVLIEREFAQEGDLEQALALIQDSQGIQQARELAAHHAKLAIEHLAVLSPSESHQALINIAEYTLSRLY, from the coding sequence ATGACCCCAGCCACCTCCCTGTTTACCCCTGTGGAAGCAGACCTGCGACTACTAGCAGATAACCTAAAACAGCTAGTTGGAAATCGCCACCCCATTCTGTTTGCAGCAGCCGAACATTTATTCGGAGCTGGGGGAAAGCGTATCAGACCAGCAATTGTCCTGCTAATATCGCGGGCAACAATGTTAGAACAAGACATTACGCCGCGTCACCGCCGCCTTGCTGAGATTACAGAAATGATTCACACAGCAAGCTTGGTACATGACGATGTGGTAGATGAATCAGACGTGCGGCGAGGCGTTCCCACCGTTCATAGTTTGTTCGGGAACCGCATTGCCATATTAGCAGGAGATTTTCTCTTTGCCCAATCGTCCTGGTATTTAGCAAACTTGGACAATTTGGAAGTAGTGAAACTACTCTCAGAAGTCATTATGGATCTGGCTACTGGGGAGATTCAGCAAGGACTAAATCGTTTTGATGCTGCTACCTCTATTGAAACGTACATTCAGAAGAGTTACTACAAAACAGCTTCGTTAATCGCCAACAGTTCTAAAGCTGCTGGGTTACTCAGTGAAGTCTCGCGAGAAACTGTTGAGCATCTGTATAGCTACGGTCGTCATTTTGGTATAGCATTTCAAATTGTCGATGACATTCTAGATTTCACCAGTACAACAGATACCTTGGGTAAGCCAGTGGGGTCGGATCTCAAAAGTGGTAATCTGACTGCACCTGTTTTATTTGCTTTAGCCCAAAAACCATCCTTGGAAGTACTGATTGAACGAGAGTTTGCTCAAGAAGGAGATTTAGAGCAAGCACTAGCACTGATTCAAGATAGTCAAGGTATACAGCAGGCGCGAGAGTTAGCTGCTCATCATGCTAAGTTGGCAATTGAACATCTTGCAGTTCTCTCACCCTCAGAATCCCACCAGGCATTGATTAACATCGCTGAGTACACACTGAGTCGCCTCTATTAA